A single region of the Halopiger xanaduensis SH-6 genome encodes:
- the cruF gene encoding bisanhydrobacterioruberin hydratase — MDRTDAHESGAHESPSSHPREHGETRTAVQRRLEALVRENRFTIAVVFPVVGAIMLVASVEDLLPASLAFNPLLIFVGTAVMRSPLIVGLLPRIDRRALGCLGLLTAYTYAIETVGVRTGWPYGAFEYGIELGPMLGGEIPLALPLFFIPLVLNAFLLTLLVLERWWPSGLERTSIRLPVAVAAVVAVDLVLDPGAVAIGFWSYETGGYYGVPLSNYRGWLLSGAVAVALVDLAFDRSALLERVRTCEFVLDDLVSFVLLWGAINLLYGNWIAAAVAGLFCAGLFSTDRYDWAMVRTAFSSG, encoded by the coding sequence ATGGATAGGACCGACGCGCACGAGTCCGGCGCCCACGAGTCACCTTCTTCGCATCCCCGAGAGCACGGCGAGACGCGTACCGCCGTCCAGCGCCGCCTCGAGGCCCTCGTCCGCGAGAACCGGTTCACGATCGCGGTCGTCTTCCCCGTCGTCGGCGCGATCATGCTGGTCGCGAGCGTCGAGGACCTGCTGCCGGCGTCGCTCGCGTTCAATCCGCTGCTGATCTTCGTCGGCACCGCGGTGATGCGCTCGCCGCTGATCGTCGGACTCCTGCCGCGGATCGACCGCCGCGCACTCGGCTGTCTCGGGCTGCTGACGGCCTACACCTACGCGATCGAGACCGTCGGCGTGCGGACCGGCTGGCCCTACGGGGCCTTCGAGTACGGCATCGAACTGGGCCCGATGCTCGGCGGCGAGATCCCGCTCGCGCTCCCGCTGTTCTTCATCCCGCTCGTGCTGAACGCCTTCCTGCTCACCCTGCTGGTCCTCGAGCGGTGGTGGCCGAGCGGGCTCGAGCGGACGTCGATCAGGCTGCCGGTCGCCGTCGCCGCCGTCGTCGCGGTCGACCTCGTCCTCGATCCGGGCGCCGTCGCGATCGGCTTCTGGAGCTACGAGACGGGCGGCTACTACGGCGTCCCGCTATCGAACTATCGGGGCTGGCTCCTCTCGGGCGCCGTCGCCGTCGCGCTCGTCGATCTGGCCTTCGATCGATCGGCGCTGCTCGAGCGCGTTCGGACCTGCGAGTTCGTGCTGGACGATCTGGTGAGTTTCGTGCTACTGTGGGGTGCGATCAACCTGCTGTACGGGAACTGGATCGCCGCGGCCGTCGCGGGCCTGTTCTGTGCCGGGCTGTTCAGCACCGATCGGTACGACTGGGCGATGGTCCGAACGGCGTTCTCGAGCGGGTAA
- a CDS encoding YkgJ family cysteine cluster protein gives MSTEEAPRRVEVYPDREVVVEFDPDLTFECVDDCTWCCHHGVLLYDRDLLELAQRANLAETTTDFRGEKFVTREEKGREDHVAEDGCACAFLREDGLCSLHLEEDWKPTRCSVFPLGVWREDGDLHVDIRDSAHDHCDGLNVSERKVIDNLEAFLPELLWDLENPDSDREL, from the coding sequence GTGAGCACCGAGGAGGCCCCGCGCCGCGTGGAAGTCTACCCCGACCGGGAGGTCGTCGTCGAGTTCGATCCCGACCTCACCTTCGAGTGCGTCGACGACTGTACCTGGTGTTGTCACCACGGCGTCCTGCTCTACGACCGAGATCTGCTCGAGTTGGCCCAGCGAGCGAACCTCGCCGAGACGACGACCGACTTCCGCGGCGAGAAGTTCGTCACCCGCGAGGAGAAGGGGCGCGAGGACCACGTCGCCGAGGACGGCTGCGCCTGCGCGTTCCTCCGGGAGGACGGCCTCTGCTCGCTGCACTTAGAGGAGGACTGGAAACCGACGCGGTGTTCGGTTTTCCCGCTCGGCGTCTGGCGCGAGGACGGCGACCTCCACGTCGATATCCGGGACTCGGCCCACGACCACTGCGACGGGCTGAACGTCAGCGAGCGGAAGGTGATCGACAACCTCGAGGCTTTTCTCCCCGAATTGCTGTGGGACCTCGAGAATCCCGATTCGGACCGAGAATTGTAG
- a CDS encoding fumarylacetoacetate hydrolase family protein: MRLARLETPDGPVRGRYEDGVVHADDGTYAVGEDGELLPPCDPSALYCVGRNYAETLEQMEYERPEEPDFFIKPPASLLAHEDPIEYPEFTNELTYAGELAAVIDERCRDVSEDEAPDVVRGYTVMNDVDALDQQGRTARKAFDGSGPLGPWLETDLDPRGIDMHTDVAGERRQEANTELMLFDPYEVISYLSRRFTFRPGDVIAFGSPANPGLVEPGDAVEITYEGVGTLRNTVVESGASGD; the protein is encoded by the coding sequence ATGCGACTCGCGAGACTCGAGACGCCCGACGGACCGGTGCGCGGACGCTACGAGGACGGCGTCGTTCACGCCGACGACGGGACCTACGCCGTCGGCGAGGACGGCGAGCTTCTGCCGCCGTGCGACCCCTCCGCGCTGTACTGCGTCGGACGAAACTACGCCGAGACCTTAGAACAGATGGAGTACGAACGCCCCGAAGAGCCCGATTTCTTCATCAAGCCGCCGGCGTCGCTGCTGGCCCACGAGGACCCCATCGAATACCCCGAATTCACGAACGAACTCACCTACGCCGGCGAGCTGGCGGCGGTGATCGACGAGCGCTGCCGCGACGTTTCCGAGGACGAAGCGCCCGACGTCGTGCGGGGCTACACCGTCATGAACGACGTCGACGCCCTCGACCAGCAGGGGCGGACCGCGCGGAAGGCCTTCGACGGTTCCGGCCCGCTCGGCCCGTGGCTCGAGACGGACCTCGATCCGCGGGGGATCGACATGCACACGGACGTGGCGGGCGAGCGCCGGCAGGAGGCGAACACGGAGCTGATGTTGTTCGACCCCTACGAGGTGATTTCGTACCTCTCGCGGCGGTTCACGTTCCGCCCGGGCGACGTGATCGCCTTCGGCAGCCCGGCCAATCCGGGGCTGGTCGAACCCGGCGACGCGGTCGAGATCACCTACGAGGGCGTCGGCACGTTGCGGAATACGGTAGTCGAGTCAGGCGCGAGCGGAGACTGA
- a CDS encoding adenosylcobinamide amidohydrolase has translation MALEATDGTDPAYEAVRRDGVLRVRRSDPDIDTEWLSTGWSGGRRTADCAYNVSVPDGWDRTDLGAYVDERLERAGFADGGGDSGDNRDASGQPPVLLTGVDLEDARGAQYGPVTVYATAGISNPAALPMEPGVEGTAETGTEPDAEPDPTGTVNLVVGTTRALEPGALANVIAVAAEAKAATLLAETGFPGTTTDAIVAGHDPSGRSTSFSGSGTAVGAATRACVRESVRASLRSHYDGAEQQVPASVDAATYGVSTDVRATVFRPAEESPEQGN, from the coding sequence ATGGCGCTGGAGGCAACCGACGGGACAGACCCGGCGTACGAGGCGGTGCGACGGGACGGCGTCCTCCGGGTCCGCCGCTCTGATCCGGACATCGACACCGAATGGCTCTCGACCGGCTGGAGCGGCGGCCGCCGGACCGCCGACTGCGCGTACAACGTCTCGGTTCCGGACGGCTGGGACCGGACCGATCTCGGGGCGTACGTCGACGAGCGACTCGAGCGGGCGGGCTTTGCTGACGGGGGTGGAGACAGCGGCGACAACCGTGACGCCAGCGGCCAGCCGCCCGTCCTGCTGACCGGCGTCGACCTCGAGGACGCCCGCGGCGCGCAGTACGGCCCGGTAACGGTCTACGCAACCGCCGGGATTTCGAATCCGGCAGCGTTGCCGATGGAGCCCGGCGTTGAGGGGACTGCGGAGACGGGAACCGAACCGGACGCGGAACCGGACCCGACCGGCACCGTCAACCTCGTCGTCGGCACGACGCGGGCCCTCGAGCCCGGCGCGCTGGCGAACGTGATCGCCGTCGCCGCGGAGGCGAAGGCCGCGACGCTACTCGCCGAAACCGGGTTTCCCGGCACCACGACGGACGCGATCGTCGCCGGCCACGATCCGTCCGGCCGGTCCACCTCGTTCTCGGGCTCGGGAACGGCGGTCGGCGCGGCGACGCGAGCCTGCGTCCGCGAGTCCGTTCGGGCGTCGCTGCGCTCGCACTACGACGGAGCCGAGCAACAGGTGCCGGCGTCGGTCGACGCGGCAACCTACGGCGTTTCGACCGACGTTCGCGCGACCGTGTTCCGACCGGCCGAGGAGTCGCCGGAGCAGGGCAATTAA
- the cobD gene encoding threonine-phosphate decarboxylase CobD, whose protein sequence is MDPDSIRTAERVPHGGETDRDLLDFSANTNPRIPDGVEAVYADALEDARRYPDDEYIDFRAAAARFVGCEPDDVIPTPGGLAAIRLAVESTLEPGDEALVPYPSFGEYAREVRLQGARPRFVRYDDLFDLEDEGLESAALAIVCTPNNPTGEAADPDELAAFAARCERADTTLLVDEAFLGFTDLPSAALRARDRDLENVIVARSLTKLFGLPGLRAGFAVATGERRDALETARRAWSLGTPAARVGAYCLRQDEFVRETRERVASERERLRDALSERFDVHPSDAPYLLCNVGDRDVDRVIESARERGVAIRDATTFRGLESHVRVAVEDREANDRLLAALDVRGDRD, encoded by the coding sequence GTGGATCCTGACTCGATCCGCACCGCCGAGCGGGTCCCTCACGGCGGCGAGACCGACAGGGACCTGCTCGATTTCTCGGCGAACACGAATCCCCGGATCCCCGACGGCGTCGAGGCCGTCTACGCCGACGCGCTCGAGGACGCCCGGCGCTACCCGGACGACGAGTACATCGACTTCCGTGCCGCCGCGGCCCGGTTCGTCGGCTGCGAGCCCGACGACGTAATCCCGACGCCCGGCGGGCTGGCCGCGATCCGGCTCGCGGTCGAGAGCACGCTCGAGCCCGGCGACGAGGCGCTGGTTCCGTACCCGAGCTTCGGCGAGTACGCCCGCGAGGTCCGACTGCAGGGCGCCCGGCCGCGGTTCGTCCGGTACGACGACCTGTTCGACCTCGAGGACGAGGGCCTCGAGTCGGCCGCGCTCGCGATCGTCTGCACGCCGAACAACCCGACGGGCGAGGCGGCCGATCCCGACGAGCTGGCCGCGTTCGCGGCCCGCTGCGAGCGCGCGGACACGACGCTGCTGGTCGACGAGGCGTTTCTGGGCTTTACCGACCTGCCGTCGGCAGCGCTGCGCGCGCGGGACCGCGACCTCGAGAACGTGATCGTCGCGCGCTCGCTGACCAAACTGTTCGGACTGCCCGGCTTGCGGGCGGGCTTCGCCGTCGCGACCGGCGAGCGGCGCGACGCGCTCGAGACGGCTCGTCGCGCGTGGTCGCTCGGAACGCCGGCCGCGCGGGTCGGCGCCTACTGTCTTCGGCAGGACGAGTTCGTCCGCGAAACGCGCGAGCGCGTCGCGAGCGAGCGCGAACGACTGCGCGATGCGCTCTCCGAGCGGTTCGACGTCCACCCGTCGGACGCCCCGTACCTGCTGTGTAACGTCGGCGACCGCGACGTCGATCGCGTGATCGAATCGGCCCGCGAGCGCGGGGTCGCGATTCGGGACGCGACGACCTTCCGGGGCCTCGAGTCGCACGTTCGCGTCGCCGTCGAGGATCGCGAGGCGAACGACCGATTGCTCGCCGCCCTCGACGTACGGGGCGACCGCGATTGA
- a CDS encoding phytoene/squalene synthase family protein has product MQREHIDAGKAIQRRTGKTFYLATKFLPERVRHATHVLYAFFRIADEVVDDAEGVSPARQRAELESLRAQALGEAEPEDPVLEAFRELREEYDIDDETVDEFVDAMATDIDTTRYETYADLESYMRGSAAAVGVMMTAIMDLEPEVEETALPHARKLGEAFQLTNFLRDVREDVLERDRIYLPQETLRRHGVSNDEIERLEYSESFAAAMREELRRAESLYREGVAGIRYLPEDCQLPVLLAAVLYAEHHALIRSQGYDVLSAEPSLSTSRKLWCLAKTRWHWQWTRDPEAVFERVAAVPTLESESETDSEPGPGPDPEPHGPERGDGVPTR; this is encoded by the coding sequence ATGCAACGGGAACACATCGACGCCGGCAAGGCTATCCAGCGACGGACCGGAAAGACGTTCTACCTCGCGACCAAGTTTCTGCCGGAACGAGTGCGACACGCGACGCACGTCCTCTACGCGTTTTTCCGCATCGCCGACGAGGTCGTCGACGACGCCGAGGGCGTGTCCCCCGCTCGACAGCGAGCCGAACTCGAGTCGCTGCGCGCGCAGGCGCTCGGCGAGGCCGAGCCCGAGGATCCCGTCCTCGAGGCCTTCCGAGAACTGCGCGAGGAGTACGACATCGACGACGAGACCGTCGACGAGTTCGTCGACGCGATGGCGACCGACATCGACACGACCCGGTACGAGACCTACGCCGACCTCGAATCCTACATGCGCGGCTCGGCGGCCGCGGTCGGCGTGATGATGACGGCGATCATGGACTTAGAGCCCGAAGTCGAAGAAACTGCGCTCCCCCACGCCCGAAAACTCGGCGAGGCGTTCCAACTCACCAACTTCCTGCGGGACGTCCGCGAGGACGTCCTCGAGCGCGACCGGATCTACCTCCCCCAGGAGACGCTGCGCCGACACGGGGTTTCGAACGACGAGATCGAACGCCTCGAGTACTCGGAATCGTTCGCGGCGGCGATGCGCGAGGAACTTCGCCGCGCGGAGTCGCTCTACCGGGAGGGCGTCGCGGGCATTCGGTACCTCCCCGAGGATTGCCAACTGCCGGTGCTGCTGGCGGCCGTGCTCTACGCCGAGCACCACGCGCTGATCCGCAGTCAGGGGTACGACGTGCTCTCCGCGGAGCCGTCGCTGTCGACGAGCCGGAAGCTGTGGTGTCTCGCGAAGACGCGGTGGCACTGGCAGTGGACGCGGGACCCCGAGGCGGTCTTCGAGCGCGTCGCCGCGGTGCCGACGCTCGAGTCGGAGTCGGAGACCGACTCCGAACCCGGTCCCGGCCCCGATCCCGAGCCGCACGGCCCCGAACGCGGCGACGGCGTTCCGACGCGATAA
- a CDS encoding formate/nitrite transporter family protein — protein MADPEPESERSPPPQGDADETESGQQAQTAPADSVAEQGTAVRDAVERSRHGAPAVGSVVRDRFSSDEVFQRIVAAADEEVTSGNRELFFSGLAAGFAITITFLLYASLYGATDGDPILSTLLYPLGFIYIIIGGYQLYTENTLPPVALTLERLASLPMLLRHWLIVLAGNFTGGALGAVALTWGGVFDPDAADAAMSIAHHGIETSWWQLFFKAAFAGLIVAGVVWVTFASRDTISRLVVVYLAFLAIPLGNLFHVVVSFTEMLYLVFAGEAQLFVGVTEFVLPVLLGNTIGGILLVTVVNYYQTSEERLESARFDGIERRLTPQEWLFGSLAGRSYVPLIDTAETTAPEDDETYRIVVPIANPRTEAPLVEFAARLASDHEHATVHVEHIVQTPGSSATADRQRDRIVTESERLLADLEGIVTDHEVDCQTSTVVTHRSFEEIFDTADREHADLVLMGWDENTLWSAARAERPLSELTTRLPCDYLILKNRGLDTSRLLLPTAGGPDSELSAAVARTLADTDGSEVSLLHVVDSPDERDEGEQFLKEWAVDNDLPDAEIIVDDSGDVEDAICRAADDHTMVLIGATERGLLSRLVTSSLHLDVVNEVDTSVVLAERPTERSLYKRLFGR, from the coding sequence ATGGCTGATCCCGAACCCGAATCCGAACGCTCTCCGCCCCCGCAGGGGGACGCGGACGAGACCGAGTCCGGCCAGCAGGCGCAGACGGCACCGGCTGATTCGGTCGCCGAGCAGGGTACGGCCGTCCGAGACGCCGTCGAGCGATCCAGACACGGCGCGCCGGCGGTCGGCTCGGTCGTCCGCGACCGATTCTCGTCCGACGAGGTCTTCCAGCGGATCGTCGCGGCCGCCGACGAGGAGGTCACCTCCGGCAACCGGGAACTGTTCTTCAGCGGGCTGGCCGCCGGCTTCGCGATCACGATCACGTTCCTGCTGTACGCTTCCCTGTACGGCGCGACCGACGGGGATCCGATCCTGAGCACCCTGCTCTACCCGCTCGGGTTCATCTACATCATCATCGGCGGCTACCAGCTCTACACCGAGAACACGCTCCCGCCGGTCGCGCTGACCCTCGAGCGGTTGGCCAGTCTCCCGATGTTGCTTCGCCACTGGCTGATCGTTCTCGCCGGTAACTTCACGGGCGGTGCTCTCGGCGCGGTCGCGCTCACGTGGGGCGGCGTTTTCGATCCTGATGCGGCGGATGCGGCGATGTCCATCGCCCACCACGGAATCGAGACGTCGTGGTGGCAACTGTTCTTCAAAGCGGCGTTCGCGGGACTGATCGTCGCCGGCGTCGTCTGGGTGACCTTCGCGTCTCGCGATACGATCTCCCGGCTCGTCGTCGTCTACCTCGCGTTCCTCGCGATCCCGCTCGGGAACCTGTTCCACGTCGTCGTCTCCTTTACCGAGATGCTCTATCTGGTCTTCGCCGGCGAAGCCCAGCTCTTCGTCGGCGTGACCGAGTTCGTCCTGCCGGTGTTGCTCGGCAATACGATCGGCGGCATCCTGCTGGTGACCGTCGTCAACTACTACCAGACCAGCGAGGAGCGCCTCGAGTCCGCGCGGTTCGACGGCATCGAACGCCGCCTCACCCCACAGGAGTGGCTGTTCGGCAGTCTCGCCGGTCGATCGTACGTCCCGCTGATCGACACCGCGGAAACGACGGCGCCCGAGGACGACGAGACGTACCGGATCGTCGTCCCGATCGCCAATCCGCGGACCGAAGCGCCGCTCGTCGAGTTCGCCGCGCGGCTCGCGAGCGATCACGAGCACGCGACCGTTCACGTCGAACACATCGTCCAGACGCCCGGCAGTTCGGCGACGGCCGATCGACAGCGCGATCGGATCGTCACCGAATCGGAGCGGCTGCTCGCCGATCTCGAGGGGATCGTCACCGATCACGAGGTCGACTGCCAAACGTCGACGGTCGTCACGCACCGGTCGTTCGAGGAGATCTTCGACACGGCCGACCGCGAGCACGCCGACCTCGTGTTGATGGGGTGGGACGAGAACACGCTGTGGAGCGCCGCGCGGGCCGAACGACCGCTCAGCGAATTGACGACGCGGCTGCCGTGCGACTACCTCATTCTGAAGAATCGCGGGCTGGACACGTCGCGGCTCCTCCTGCCGACGGCCGGCGGCCCCGATTCGGAACTGAGTGCAGCGGTCGCGCGCACGCTCGCCGATACCGACGGGTCCGAGGTGTCCCTCCTGCACGTCGTCGACAGCCCCGACGAGCGCGACGAGGGCGAACAGTTCCTCAAGGAGTGGGCCGTCGATAACGACTTACCCGACGCCGAGATCATCGTCGACGACTCGGGCGACGTCGAGGACGCGATCTGTCGCGCCGCCGACGATCACACGATGGTCCTGATCGGGGCGACCGAACGCGGCCTGCTCTCGCGGCTCGTGACCAGTTCCCTGCACTTGGACGTCGTCAACGAAGTGGACACCTCGGTGGTGCTCGCCGAACGGCCGACCGAGCGAAGCCTCTACAAGCGGCTGTTCGGACGATAG
- a CDS encoding prenyltransferase — translation MTDDPNPDSSGPCSQPSSGASTAGDAGLRSRLAYLLVLSRPRFWLYLAGPVLVGVAYAAESRADLVTPASIVLFAYFLLPANVFLYGINDIYDREIDAANPKKEEKEARYRGQRYVPLAVGVCAALPLLFAPLLEPVVWPWLVAFLLLGAGYSAPPVRFKTTPILDSVSNGLYVTPGAAAYAAVAGAQPPAIAVLGAWLWAMGMHTFSAIPDIEPDRETGIRTTATVLGERRTYAYCGACWLGSALAFAAVDGRLGAVMLVYPALVGAIVSSSVAVDRAYWWFPAINTVVGAVLTIGGLWRIVNG, via the coding sequence ATGACCGACGACCCGAACCCGGACTCGAGCGGACCGTGTTCGCAGCCCTCGAGCGGCGCGTCGACGGCCGGCGACGCCGGCCTCCGCAGCCGGCTCGCCTACCTGCTGGTCCTCTCGCGGCCGCGGTTCTGGCTCTACCTCGCGGGGCCGGTGCTGGTCGGGGTCGCCTACGCCGCGGAGTCGAGGGCCGACCTCGTCACCCCCGCGTCGATCGTTCTCTTCGCCTACTTCCTGCTGCCGGCGAACGTCTTCCTCTACGGGATCAACGATATCTACGACCGGGAGATCGACGCCGCGAACCCCAAAAAGGAGGAGAAGGAAGCGCGGTACCGCGGCCAGCGGTACGTTCCCCTCGCGGTCGGCGTCTGCGCGGCGCTCCCGCTGTTGTTCGCCCCGCTGCTCGAGCCCGTCGTCTGGCCCTGGCTCGTCGCTTTCCTGCTGCTCGGGGCCGGCTACAGCGCGCCACCCGTCCGGTTCAAGACGACGCCGATCCTCGATTCGGTCTCGAACGGGCTCTACGTCACGCCGGGCGCCGCAGCCTACGCCGCAGTCGCTGGGGCGCAACCGCCCGCGATCGCCGTCCTCGGCGCCTGGCTGTGGGCCATGGGGATGCACACCTTCTCGGCGATCCCCGACATCGAACCCGACCGCGAGACGGGCATCCGGACGACCGCGACGGTGCTCGGCGAACGGCGCACCTACGCCTACTGCGGCGCGTGCTGGCTCGGCAGCGCCCTCGCCTTTGCCGCCGTCGACGGCCGACTCGGCGCCGTCATGCTCGTCTACCCCGCGCTCGTCGGGGCGATCGTCTCCTCGAGCGTCGCGGTCGACCGCGCCTACTGGTGGTTCCCGGCGATCAACACCGTCGTCGGCGCGGTGCTGACGATTGGCGGGCTCTGGAGGATCGTCAATGGATAG
- a CDS encoding phytoene desaturase family protein, whose translation MQSLAGSSVVVIGAGVGGLATACYLADAGADVRVIEKNEQLGGRASHLERDGFRFDMGPSWYLMPDVFERFFADFDRTPSDYYELTHLDPHYRIFFKDGDQVDVTPDLERTKEVFEEYEDGAGEALERYLEKSKENYEVGMEHFVYEDRTRLRDYLDLDVARQARGLSLLGSMQGHVEGYFDHPKLQQIMQYTLVFLGGSPKNTPALYNLMSHVDFNLGVWYPDGGVAAAVDAIADLGRELGVEYDTNRPATAIKGREGAFLVETPEGQLRPDLVVSNADYAHTEQDLLPPERRGYDADYWESRTYAPSAFLLYLGVEGEVDELAHHTLVLPTDWDEHFDQIFDDPQWPDDPAYYVCVPSETDDDVAPDGHSALFVLVPIAPGLEDTPEIRQQYRDKILEDIADYTGTALRDRIVVEERFCVEDFANRYNSYDGTALGLAHTLRQTALFRPPHRSKGADGLYFVGGDTTPGIGVPMCLISGELTAEKVLADYGRE comes from the coding sequence ATGCAATCGCTGGCCGGTTCGTCCGTCGTCGTGATCGGGGCCGGTGTCGGCGGCCTCGCGACGGCGTGTTACCTCGCCGACGCGGGCGCCGACGTCCGCGTCATCGAGAAAAACGAGCAGTTGGGCGGACGAGCGAGTCACCTCGAGCGCGACGGCTTTCGGTTCGACATGGGACCGTCGTGGTACCTGATGCCGGACGTCTTCGAGCGCTTTTTCGCCGATTTCGATCGAACGCCCTCCGACTACTACGAACTCACACACCTCGATCCCCACTACCGGATCTTCTTCAAGGACGGCGATCAGGTGGACGTGACGCCCGATCTCGAGCGAACCAAGGAGGTCTTCGAGGAGTACGAGGACGGCGCCGGCGAGGCCTTAGAGCGGTACCTCGAGAAGTCCAAGGAGAACTACGAGGTCGGCATGGAGCACTTCGTCTACGAGGATCGGACCCGGCTGCGGGACTACCTCGATCTCGACGTGGCTCGGCAGGCCCGGGGCCTCTCGCTGTTGGGCTCGATGCAGGGCCACGTCGAGGGCTACTTCGATCACCCGAAACTCCAGCAGATCATGCAGTACACGCTGGTGTTTCTCGGCGGCTCGCCGAAGAACACCCCCGCGCTGTACAACCTGATGAGCCACGTCGATTTCAACCTCGGCGTCTGGTATCCCGACGGCGGCGTCGCCGCAGCCGTCGACGCCATCGCGGATCTCGGCCGGGAACTCGGCGTCGAGTACGACACAAACCGGCCGGCGACGGCGATCAAAGGGCGGGAGGGCGCCTTCCTCGTCGAGACGCCCGAGGGCCAGCTCCGGCCGGATCTGGTCGTCAGCAACGCCGACTACGCTCACACCGAGCAGGACCTCCTGCCGCCCGAGCGACGCGGCTACGACGCCGACTACTGGGAGTCCCGCACCTACGCCCCCTCCGCGTTCCTGCTGTACCTCGGCGTCGAGGGCGAGGTCGACGAACTGGCCCACCACACGCTGGTCCTGCCGACCGACTGGGACGAGCACTTCGACCAGATCTTCGACGACCCGCAGTGGCCCGACGACCCGGCCTACTACGTCTGCGTTCCCTCCGAGACCGACGACGACGTCGCCCCCGACGGCCACAGCGCGCTGTTCGTCCTCGTCCCCATCGCGCCCGGCCTCGAGGACACTCCCGAGATCCGCCAGCAGTACCGCGACAAGATCCTGGAAGATATCGCCGACTACACCGGCACGGCCCTCCGCGATCGGATCGTCGTCGAGGAGCGGTTCTGCGTCGAGGACTTCGCGAACCGGTACAACAGCTACGACGGGACCGCGCTCGGCCTGGCGCACACGCTCCGCCAGACCGCGCTCTTCCGGCCGCCCCACCGCTCGAAGGGCGCCGACGGCCTCTACTTCGTCGGCGGCGACACGACGCCGGGGATCGGCGTTCCGATGTGTCTCATCAGCGGGGAACTGACCGCGGAGAAGGTGCTGGCAGATTACGGCCGGGAGTGA
- a CDS encoding translation initiation factor eIF-1A: MSSPRSKSVTENSGRRNLRMPNSDEVFAVVTEHLGGNHVQLRCEDGEERLGRIPGRMKYRTWIEQDDIVVAEPWDWQDEKATIEWRYTSQDADQLRREGHID; the protein is encoded by the coding sequence ATGTCTTCCCCGCGTAGTAAAAGTGTGACAGAAAACTCCGGGCGTCGGAATCTCCGTATGCCCAACAGCGATGAAGTATTCGCCGTCGTCACCGAACACCTCGGTGGAAACCACGTGCAGCTCCGCTGCGAGGACGGCGAGGAACGCCTCGGCCGCATTCCGGGTCGGATGAAGTACCGGACCTGGATCGAGCAAGACGACATCGTCGTCGCCGAGCCCTGGGACTGGCAGGACGAGAAGGCCACCATCGAGTGGCGATACACCAGTCAGGACGCCGATCAGCTCCGCCGCGAAGGCCACATTGACTGA